The genomic interval GCCTAACTGTTGTCTcgcaaactgggtgccattatcATACACCAACCGTTTTGGGATTCCAAAGTGGCACACTATGTTTTTCCATACAAAGTGCTGGATCTTATGGGTTGTGATCTGCGCCACTggctcagcctctatccactttgtgaagtattctatggcaaccacgaggtacttcatctgccgcaCTGCTAAAGGTaaaggccccagaatgtcgatcccccaggtATGGAATGGCCAGTTGGCGTGTtgctggcactgcttgcatTGCTGTGCATATCTCGTGCAATCtcccctcatggttggccaataGTATCCTACGTGAATGGCCTTTGACGGGAGAGATCGGATGCCGatgtggcttccgcatatcccttcatgaaGTTTTTCCATAATGCGCGTGCATTGCTCACCACTTACAGACACCAGGATCGGGTGAGTGAACTCATGCCTGAAAAATTTTCCGTCGATCAAGGTGTACTTGCtcaaatttttcttgattttccgAGCCTCCGTAGGCTCTAGCAGGAGCACCCCATCAGCCAAGTACCGTTGGTAGGGTGTCATCAAAGTTTCTCCTATTTCGACTAGGCAAACTTGCAACGACCCTTCCCCAGCAACTGGGTACATGCTTATTCTGGGCGTTTATAACGTCTCCTGCGTCAACGATCGATGACTCCTCTTCACCCCTTTCGAAGTGTTGATCTACTGGACTTCTACCGTATTATCAGTGGCAGTTTGAGGTGTCCTCAGAGTCTCCTGGGTGACTGTCCTTTGTCTGCCCCCCcatgcctgaactggcgagctttgctagcaagtcaACTCGGGCATTCTGTTTTCTGGGCATGTGGACCAACTCGAATACCTCAAACGTCTCCCTCAGAATCTGGACGTACTCTAGATATGCGACCATCTGAGGGTGTTTAGCCTGGTATTCTCCCATGACCTGACCTGTGACTAACaaggagtcactctttgccagcaAACCTCTCGTACCCATCTCCTTAGCTAGTAGCATTCCAACGATtagggcctcatactctgcctggttgttactagccttgaaagcgaaccgtagggcctgctcaatcagttgcccgtttggcccttccaagatgaccccagccctactaccttgttggttggaggaaTTGTCTACAAAGAGTACCGATCTGAAACCTGCTCCTTCTTGGTGCATGGTTGtcgaggagagctctaccacgaaGTCAACATAAACCTAGCCTTTAATAGGGCCTCTGGGCGCATACTGCACATCAAACTCTGATAGCTCTACTACCCATCGCAtcatccttcctgccacattTGGTTTCTGTAAGACCTTGCGAATGGGAAGGTCTGTCATCACTATTACGGTGAAGCTCTAGAAGTAATGGCGAAGTCTTCGCGCTGAGAACACTACTGCCAGGGCTGCTTTCTCTATGGCCTTGTATCTCACCTCTGGCCCCTGCAATACTTTGCTGACAAAGTAGATTGGCTTCTGCACCTGGTCCTAATACAGGCGAAGTGGGGTACCCAGCTGTGGCTTGCACAACATTGGTGGACTGGTCAAGTACTCCTTTAGTTTTAGGAACGCCTCTTTGCACTCCCTGGACCATACGAACCTGTTATTCCTCTCCAGGCATTGGAAATAAGGATGCCCCTTATCTCCCCCTGCCGACACGAATCTGGACAGAGCGACCATGTGCCCTGTCAACTACTGCACCTCCTTTACTGAGAcggggctcctcattgctaTCATCGCAGCACATTTCTTAGGATTCGCCTCTATCCTACGTTCGGTGAGTACGAACCCCAAGAACTTGCCTGCTTCTaccccgaacacacacttctcaAGGTTCAACTTTAAACTGTACTTAGCTATTGTGGTGAATAGCTATTCTAGATCTTCTACGTGTTGCTCCCTCtgctgggaggtgaccaccatgtcatccacgtatgcTTGGACATtcctgttagaatatatggccttaaacgagagggggggtgaattgtttaagaaagatttttgaaaacttttaagcttagaatgaaaattcttcaaaagaaccttgattaaggattcagtttttccaaaacaaacagcaaaagcacaaagctggaaaacaatcggttgttttatcgaaacaatcgattgtttataccagttccaaaatatcaaaactgaattaaagagatagcgatagagaaattgtacacagttgtttatactggttcactccaaacaagagctacatccagtcttctcagaaaccctaaggataaccactaagcaatcaccacttgatcacttacaccacaaccaagagaatgaccttgaacacctcaagaaacacactctccttggccaacactaagattgctgatcatgaacacctcaagaacacacaaccaatctcagcaaaacacacacatgaattgttcaacagtttacaatgattacacttgttacaaaaacatctgaaatcaatacaagtagaatcctattccaacaccttgatcaatctctcaactcttaatCAATCTCAGAACTTCTTGAAGAACTCTTAGTTGTTGCTCCTGCccgttgaccagaacgcaagagccttgcctcgtcaaatctggatcgactttgcaccgtgctagcttccgtccttcgtcttgattcacctcaagaacctgcaaaagacagaacggcgccgctgcggccgattacgctccgacgcccaagtcagcgactgaaccaccaaaatactaagagaaaactaagaacttcatgAACCGTGCaatattctctctcagcgtactctagttctcacaagcgtaaaagaagtattctcaaacgcgcgtacctcagaagttcgttaggattccttatatacctgtgcattttctctctcctgacagttacacatctggacacgtggctcgcatccagctgtacacgtgtcaccatctggagcatccttgacttgagcgtcacctcttactcttcaggcttttcgactaagttacttatgcaggacGCAACTCAGCGTATAagtgccttggagcgcgatctcttctgatggagatcaagatcaagagaacattgaggccaatcaacaagatcaagaggaggtggaggcacaaatagaagacgcccatggaggtcaaagtccacctcaaaggcttacaagaagcatgtttaaagctttaggaactagaggacatttattttctctttttgtaatttctttagttgaaggtgcttagaggaaaactttagaaacctctattgttatagcatcttttaggctttagttaggagctttaggggggggggggtgttagtagataggtgtagaagtagaataggaggtgccaaagtgaaggaaggagtcacaccttcctcatggcttgaaataggcgccggttttagcttgctttaggagggaaatttgaattgttttagcttgcattttcagcaccttaggctttgtaaaattcagattggaattaatctaagaaaactctactcaaattttgagtgatcattggagagcttttgagccttcttctctagtcttatcttgatggatccatggagtcctcaagtggtggcaacactctcatctaggagcattccacacttctagtggcgagatcatccatcatccttccatcttcatgagcaattcttctctccttccttccttctttgttaattctttgttctagcttgttgtcttgttgtttggttcggctattctgtttttccagcacctatttgatgttcttgcctttttaatttcactttgttcggttcaattgtgttcttattcaattctattcggtgctttttagttttacctctttttgttggttcaatttgacaatatgtggaacatccaaatgagtttgggatttggtactagtttttggtgagttcttgtcttagaacaatgattcaactctaagaaaagtgcctctataatgtccagctcaaggtgattcctaagaatgtcaagaatcattctctatatggctagtggaatcacatcatgtggtatcatgagtcttaggttcttcttgtttaattgttgagttgtgtgcactttaatttcaagagctctttaattttcttgcaatttaagtttctgttttaggtgttaattgagtttttcttgctgtttttcttttgttacaccaagttcttgtgaaaaggtttatggcactcattattcatatgagtatggttgctcttttggaatggcattctccttcctagagtttaccttaagcttcctttcacttgttgttaaaatttgtgatgtgtcttttaattttgtaatcatgtcaagttttgtcttagtcatgttattccataattgtcattacttctagtagtacttttattgctttgattgtttcttgctttggtgtcatataattttctgaattgatattgatcctttgtgcattttctttttagaattgagttcatacttgtattctagacctatacaagttccaatacatcattttccattatgtctttgctagttcataattctgttttttattcctattaggattcctctgtttctgaaaaagagtgcttactgttttccttattgcaattgatttactcactggaaaattctgaaattctggatttgtgatattcaaagtgttataaaagattagaaaaaagaatcattcaaaaattcaaagtacacaaaaaatgataaataaaataaaaaaagtgtacaattctgccgaaaagaatacggtaatctggcagcgattttaaaaactttatctaaattaattggcttactgtttttaattgattccagtgccattattgagttaacatcttgaagtttctgtggtttaaatttcataatccagttcgctctacatcattccagttaaatcagtgaatatcaagcacagtttgcattttaaaagaaaaatttccagtagctatttttttttgtgttcttcatctactctagtgcttttccttaagtattcttttgtgtgcctactttctcattgagttctttatttttcttgattgtctttcattcttactctttgactttgtcttacatatagtattccttttgcaattacctttctttgcttataccttttcttgtttgtctttattgtgtctttggttttgtggtggttgctcttgagattggtgtgcttgctttgacatctttcatttgaggattccaaggcctcaagatcagattggtgcaagaacattatttctttgagagtgatctctttttctGCTTCattttcacttcggcagtttcattgccaagctcactgtttttgctaatttttaacttgtttgctgtttttgtgtgtttgctgtttttaattacaaatggctggattttcaagtgatgcatcctacaagcagaattctccttccaaagcttcaatccttggtgaattacatgaagctcaaagaacaattagacggttggaggagaaattgcaaaagttggaggtgcaacaaactagaccatctccttccatccatgatgagcatcttgcacatagaccttcaacaagagcatcttcaaatgattttggccgtgaagatgagcataggagaaggagaactccaccccaagtccatggacaaagacatcatcatcaaggggaaagaactcactacggcaatggcttctatcatgatgcaaagtctaagcttccttcggtcaagctaccttgttttaatggctctagtgatccaaatgtatatttagattgggaggctaagtgtgaacaaatttttgagatccatgagatccaagatgagcataagcttaagctagccaccctagagtttagtgattatgccatgaaatggtggcatggaattgtaaaggacattatctatcacaagggtcctcccgtggactcttggaactctttgaaggatcatatgcgcgctaggtttgtgcccccacattttaggaaagacctcatgttgagactccaacggtttcaacaaggcacgctaaatgtggatgaatattataaggagcttgagacgcttgtgcttaaaattgaattagaagaaagtgaagaagccatggttgctaggtttgtgagtggtcttatgatggatatccactagacCATCTTTTTTTGAACTCCCACCATTTCAAAgtgataagtcatgtttgcccatttcttcttgtcttctcttatataatagcaaactgactttgttttatgcaggagtactgaattcgtggacgaattctctccaactcggggagtatgatggatatccactaggagaggattttattaatgaaggaagaggattttcacctacacatttgaagttcttccttctagtcttctcacaaattaaaagaagtcaaagagaagatcaagcctaaagataaagaagtctacaaactctcaaataataggcttcatattaaatatctctctttatagtttcttttaaattgtaaataatatagaataatgtttagaaaggtgcttagagggaaacatgagacacctcttttgtaaaagcatctttaggctttagtttagcaaattctagaagcttggggagtgagcttagtaaggggggtgtgatcttaggagtttttagggtagcttagggaataagctatgtaaatgaccagcccttactcctataaaaggagggcttaggtccttcacaattcagattggaattttatagtagagagactatactcaaatttggagagaaattgtgagtcttgagtcttcttcttcctttgccttatcttgtgagcaatgatgagcttcaagtggcggcactccatcacttatcttggttcaaggttccaagtggcgtgaatggcttcttccaattctcaaaatctaGCAAGCATctccttctataagtgttcttccttcatgttctttcaattccattcggtagattagctttgtttgttgtttcttttcatttctaccgtttgaatttctgttttccagctttgcttctagtttctgttcggtgcagtagtttattatttcaattctgtccagctttcaattcttgttcttcatttcttgtgttttgattccatttgacaatatatggacttccatatgagtcttggttagtgctaagtcttggtgagttcttgaattagaacattgatccaattctaaagtaaggtgccatttgtgaccagctcaagttgctcctaagaatgtcaaagaatcatgtattcttgtagttacattcacatcatcttaggaaggatattcaagacattgttgagttacaagagtattcatcattgggctctttagttcatcttgcaatgaaggtggaagcccaacttgctaagaaaaactcttttaaaaatgcttccaatgatggatactactccaagtcttggagaaacaaaacttctttttctaaacatccttccaaagattcttctttcaaacccaaggaatctaagccatctacttctaggcctaaatctcccactagaacgtctaatactaaatgctttaaatgtatgggttatggtcatattgctgcaaattgtccttctaaacgaagtatgtacatgcatgacggcattgtagttagtgagcatgattcggattctcctaagcattcattgcattctcatgcatctagtgaggaagagagcgaatgtccacttgaaggggacttgttagttgtgagaagacttcttggacaagtttcacaaccttttgatgaaagtcaaagggaaaatattttccatacaagatgtcttattcaaaacaacatttgttccttgatagtggatgggggtagttgtgcaaatgtggctagtacaagagtagtagataagcttggattgcctactatctctcatacacagccctacaaattacaatggcttagtgaagtaggagaaataattgtcaataaacatgtcctcatccatttctccattggaaaatacaaagatgaggtattatgtgatgttgtgcccatggaagccactcatgttcttttgggaaggccttggcaatttgatagaaaagttttacatgatggctttaccaacaaactatcttttgaattccatggtcacaaggttactttaaaatctctctctccaagagaagtccatgagaaccaagttatcatgaagaaaaagagggagagtgaaaaagataaaaaagataagagttctaagcctacactccttgtgtctaggcgtgacattgaaagggaaatagtggctcatcatcctcttttcttagccatccctagaactcttagagtagaaacacttgttgataatcctcattgcttggaaaatttggtagaagagttccaagatgtgtttcaagatcctccaaatggacttccacctttgagagggattgagcaccaaattgatttgatactgggctcttctttaccaaaccgtccagcatataggaccaatccaagtgaaaccaaggaaattcgccaacaagttgaggctttgattgagaatgggtgggtgcaagatagcatgagtccttgtgttatgcctatcatcttagtgccaaaaaaggatggcacatggcgaatgtgttcggattgtagggccatcaataacataacaattaagtataggcatcccatacctagactagataatttgttggatgaattacatggttccaaaatcttttcaaagattgatcttaaaagcggctacaatcaaatccgtatcaaaccgggtgatgaatggaagacggcttttaagaccaactttcgtttatatgagtggttagttatgccttttggtttgactaatgcaccaagtaccttcatgcgcctcatgcatcatgttcttagacctttcattggtctccagaattcgtggtcgaattctctccaactcggggagtatgatggagatcaagatcatgAGAACATAGAGGctaatcaacaagatcaagaggaggtggaggcacaaatagaagacgcccatggaggtcaaagtccacctcaaaggcttacaaaaagcatgtttaaagctttaggaactagaggacatttattttctctttttgtaatttctttagttgaaggtgcttagaggaaaactttagaaacctctattgttatagcctcttttaggctttagttaggagctttagggggggtgtgttagtagataggtgtagaagtagaataggaggtgccaaagtgaaggaaggagtcacaccttcctcatggcttgaaataggcgccggttttagcttgctttaggagggaaatttgaattgttttagcttgcattttcaggtgctctctttgtaaaattcagattggaattaatctaagaaaactatactcaaattttgagtgacctttggagagcttttggagccttcttccctagtcttatcttgatggatccatggagtcctcaagtggcggcatcactctcatctaggagcattccacacttctagtggcgagatcatccatcctccttccatcttcatgagcattctcttctccttcctttcttcttcttctattgttcatgttgccttgtgttttgagttgtttttagtttcggttcttccatttttccagcacctatattctgttttggtttcttaattctgttcggttcaattgagttttggtttatttctgttcggtcatttcatttttaattcctttgttgattcaatttgacaatatttggttcatccaaatgagtttgggatttggtactagtaattggtgagttcttgtcttagaaccatgatccaactctaagaaaagtgcctctatattttccagctcaaggtgattcctaaaaatgtcaagaatcttgttctatgtggctattggaatcacatcacaagccccccagtcttaagcgaagacttgtccagcgaaaagactaagaggtcacgtcactgctgatctacgtggcgctggcacggaattccaaacgttcgtaccctctgcttttctgacgctccaccaaacccctttttccaatcgctcgacacgtggcttcatcaacggtcatcttcagctgtcgtttgcgcttccaaaaacgtttgaaaaacccttaaaccccttcatttctactgtttcatcatctctctGCATTCTCAAAACGCTATGAGTTTTCTCTGCAAACCCACAACGCTTCTCAGCtccctcaatctccaactcccttcaacgctcatctgatcatcgaaaggtacctcttttacttcttctgttgatacttgctgcattttaaccgattcgcatcatccattatctgtctggtgcatacgttgtgggttgtttcctcttcttcttccctctcgtaacttagggtTTCGTCTTCCATTACATTCATCACAACGAACTCCCGTTCGTTCGTTCTCCATTCTTCGTCCACAATCGAGTCGATCTCTGTAACCTTTGTTCATCCttttccctttttcctttgcagttcccgcgatggctcgtacgaaaaccaccgcgaatcctcctccttcatcatgaaaccctccaccccaagcgcatAACTTACCACGAGCATCTGATGctccttcttcccaggctgagaggcctgcaacctctcaccccaatctcgctcaggcaactccaccagtcgccaGAGGAGCCTCCGTTGCCACACAAGACTACAAGAAGCTTTATCCGTGGGCCACCTCAgctctgttgaaagaaacctcttCCATAAACACAACAttgggcgtgcaccgactaaggaaaggggaccaatctgatctttcattccataaggagcatgacAGCAAAATGGCCGTGCTGCCCTGCCACCAGGATGAACCAATCTGTGCTGACGATAAAGCGagcaacggcgagttgttctgctttctCTACGCTacgttcttcaagaaggtgaagctccgacttcccttcactcgcttcgagagggaaTTACTAactgagctcgacatcgcccccgcccagcttcaccccaacagctgggcgttcgtaagggtGTTCCAGATCATGTGCGCACACCTGGGACTGCCAGTTTCGGTTgacgttttcctcttcctctttgaagctaagaatccaggagaccgcctctggattagcctgaacgggatcgctgggaggtcaattctctccatcttccagcaatcttacaaagattggaaaggaaaattcgtgaaggtgtgcgccaacgaccaagatccttccctgctcgacggcttccccttgtactgggtgcacaaggggaacaaagacgccaaagagagctttaggaggcccagaagtcccgacaacatgggcgagctagacaaagatctatgccttttctggaagaaaGTAGCAaccgccaacatcacctttcccacctccgcaataatctccttcgagttcctcgaggaccaactcgaagctcacataggttagcacttACCTCGACATTTAGGTTTTCGTCTTGTGTTGGAACTTATTGCGCATCTCTGTTATCTACCATCGGGCGTCCTGCTTGTTGCACACTGGACTTGGCTTTTAATTCATGCGCCATTTGTTTGCATCATTCGCACACGTACTCGTATATTTTGCTTTTGCTTTTGTgcttacttgtatatttttaCCCTGTGCATacctcatgttgggcaaaggcaaattagctgaactgagggcgctcgcccgaactcataagttggcgacgggttcccaaaccgtgcccaactcggtggtggagatcgccgctgcccagggtaGATTGCCTcctcaaggcccagctcctccaGAGACACTGCCCAACCCTCAACGAAAAAAGCTCATCttaaggaaaccaaagaggaagactcctcaagtggttcaagaagatgaggatgaggatgatgagGCTACTGAGGATGACCTTGTCACcaaaaggaaaagggtggcaccttcttcaccacccgctctcccaacacca from Phaseolus vulgaris cultivar G19833 chromosome 1, P. vulgaris v2.0, whole genome shotgun sequence carries:
- the LOC137815707 gene encoding uncharacterized protein, with translation MHQEGAGFRSVLFVDNSSNQQGSRAGVILEGPNGQLIEQALRFAFKASNNQAEYEALIVGMLLAKEMGTRGLLAKSDSLLVTGQVMGEYQAKHPQMVAYLEYVQILRETFEVFELVHMPRKQNARVDLLAKLASSGMGGQTKDSHPGDSEDTSNCH